Genomic segment of Candidatus Cloacimonadota bacterium:
AGCCCGAAAACCTTTTGGGAAGCCGTGTCCATGCTGCTCATGGAGCGGAGGGCGTAGTAAAATTCCGATACTTTTTCACGGCCATATTGCTGGGCAATGAAGGCCAAAAAGCTTTCGCCCATGCGATAAGCATAATATCCACCAACGTTTTCCAGCCCCAGCATCCTGTCGTTGACCACCATGTCCAGGATGAACATATTGTTGTAGTCATTTTCCCCACCCAGGGACAGAAATTCCGGCAGACCTTCCGAAAACCAGAAGGGAAAAGAGCGCGGACGCATTGAACTGAGAGCGCTTTGCACGCGGTCGTCCAAAGCGTTGATGTAGGCATGGGTAAGTTCGTGCGCCAAAAGCGATTCCAAATCCACATAACTGCCCTCAAAGGGGATGGCAACCCGGTTTCTAAGGCTCTCGGTGAAGCCTCCAACTCCTTCGGTGAGAAGAGGATAGATGATGTTTGTACTCAGGAAGGAGCTTTTACTCCCATAAAACATGATGGGAATGCGCGAGCCCACAGGAAAGCTGAATTGTTCCTTCAGCGCATAGTAGGTTTCTTCCGCCATCAGAGCTGCCAAACGGCCGAACTCGTCCTCGTTTTTGGGATAGTAGATATCGAAGTGCATGGTTTGGAGAACAGACCAATCTTCTCTGCCGTAGTTGACCTTATTTTGGCCAAAATAGTAGGCAGAGACGCCAACGCTATAAAACAGCAGCAGGACGAGAACGATGTATCTTAATTTCATTTAAATCCTATCTTTTAAAAAATGCTGAACTTGAGGTATTTTCTGGGATTGGCGCGCAGGTCACGTGCCAGTGAATCAAGCTGAGCCACAGAGCTTTGCAGTTGTTTATACAAGGCGGCATCCCGCAGCAACAATCCTGCGCTGCTCTCGTCTGAATTCAGCGCGTCCGCGGTTTGTTCCAGTTTTCTTGAAAGAGTTTTGAGGCTATCCAAAGCCGAACTCACATCCGCCATCACACCCGGAGCCTGTTCCAAAGCAGGATCCAACCGCTCAGAACTGCTTTTCAGCACGCTGCGAATCTCGCCAGTCAAGGTTTCGATTTCCCCCAGAGTTTGGCGCAAATCATTTTTGGCATTTATGGCAAATCCATCAATGGAATCAACTGCTTTTCCCGCGCCGTCGATGAGCTCGGAAGATCTTTTGAGAAGTCCCTCATCATCGCGCAGCGAATCAAAAAAAGTCTTGAGC
This window contains:
- a CDS encoding MCE family protein, whose product is MGLEVGDQVNYRGMEVGRVKKIKARNDDILVTARISSDINLREGARFFISDRSLMGGTGLHISQGDGAPLNLKKVQKGDTSTGIINTMDQASLAMDGLKTFFDSLRDDEGLLKRSSELIDGAGKAVDSIDGFAINAKNDLRQTLGEIETLTGEIRSVLKSSSERLDPALEQAPGVMADVSSALDSLKTLSRKLEQTADALNSDESSAGLLLRDAALYKQLQSSVAQLDSLARDLRANPRKYLKFSIF